The Caloenas nicobarica isolate bCalNic1 chromosome 33, bCalNic1.hap1, whole genome shotgun sequence genome contains the following window.
cctgcaTGGCAGAGCGGGGTGaggaggggaaactgaggcagcccGACCTCCCCCCGCACGGGCTGTCCCGGGTCCTCACCCTCACTCAGCTACAGGCGGGTCCGGCTGCCGCTGCAGGATGGAAGGGACAAAGGGACCGTGTCAGGGACCCTGGCCTGGGGACACGCAGGTGACCCCAGCAGGGCCAAGGGAGCGCAGGGCTGCGCCTGCAGGCACCGCACTGGGAGCCACTATTGCCCCAGGATCCTGCACGGGGATCCAGTATTGCACTGGGACCTTGCACTGGGACCTTGCACTGGGATCCAGTATTGCCCCGGGATCCTGCACGGGGATCCAGTATTGCACTGGGATCCAGTATTGCACCGGGATCCTGTGCTGGCATCTGGTATTGCACTGGGATCCCGCTCTGGGATCCAGTACAGCACTAGGACCCCACACTGCAGCAAGATCCCCAATTGCTGGTAACTTGGTCTTGCACCAGGACCCTCGTTGGGACCCAGCCTTGTACTGGGATCTGGTGCCAGGATCCTCTGCTGGGATCCAGTATTGCACTGGGATCCTGTGCTGGGACCCCACTCTGCATCAAAGACCCCGTACTGGAAACCCCGTCCTGCACTGGGATCCAGTATTGCACTGGGATCCTGTGCTGGGACCCCACTCTGCATCAAAGACCCCGTACTGGAAACCCCGTCCTGCACTGGGATCCTGGGCCAAGACCCAACACTGCACCAGGATCCAGTGCGGGGATCCTGTTccagagctctgtgctgggtCCCAGTACTGCACTGGGATCCTGTGCCAGGACCAGCCTTGCACCAGGATCCTGTACTGGGATCCAGTGCTGCGATCCAGTGTTGGGACGAGGCTCCCGGCCCAGGACCCAGCTCCGCACCGAAGGGCTGGGGGGTTCTGGGCACCCCGGGGTCACGGCATGCGGGGGGGTGGGGAGCGTGCAGGAGGGGGCATGCGGGGCCAGGGGGATCCAGGGGCGCCCAGGGGGATCCGCGGGATCCAGGGGGATccgggggccgcggggccgggcatGCCGCGGTACCTGGGGCTAACAGCTGGACTCGTCGTGGTGGGACGGGTCGCAGAAGAAGCGGGAGCCCCGCTTGGCCGTGCGGGCCGTGAAGGGAACGCTCTTCAGCGCTGCGGGGGGCACGggcggggggacagggacacgtcAGCCCCCGCACaccagagggacccaggcgtccgggccgggggggcggcgggggccgtACCGGTGATGATGTCCTCGATGGTGCCGTCCTTGCCCTCATAGACGGGCCGATGGTCCTTGGCCTGGCGCCGGCGCAGCTCCGCgatcagctcctgctgctgccacttgTTGCGCTGCAAGGGAGGCGCAGGggtgccaggctggggacacgggtCTCCCCTCcacgtgtcccccccgtgtgCCCACCCACACTCACCTTCTCCTGCTTCTTGGCCTCTTGTGCCAGCAGCTTCTCCCGCAtcacctcctcctgcttcttccGCGCCTCGTTCTCCTGCTCCGCGTCCTGCCAGGGCGAGGGGGATGGTGGGACCTGGTCCCGCGGTGTCACCAAACTCCCGCCTGTCCCCTCCCGGCCTCGTCTCACCTTGTAGCAGCGGATGAACCGGACAAAGACCGGGAAGAAGACAGACGGGGGGGTCATCTTGGGGCTCTCACCGAAATACCGCACCACCGCAGTATAGGCGTCCTGGTCAGGGGGACGGGGCGGTCACCGATGGGCGGCACGTCCCATGGCGCACAGCTGCCTCCCAGCGTGAGGGGTGTGCAAGGGAAGGCTGGACGTGCATAAGAACCGTGCAAAGCAAGGCACACACACGAGGAGTATGCAAAGCAAGCCAGCTGTGCACAAGGAGTGTGCAAAGCGAGGCAGGGACAAGAGCCGTGCAATGCAAGACATGCACAAGGAGTGTGCAAGGCAAGGTGTGCATGACAAGGAGTGTACAAAGCAAGGCATGGACAAGAGCCATGCAAAGCAAGACGTGCACAAGGGGCATGCAAAGCAAGGTGTGCATGACAAGGTGTGCGTGACAAGGAATGCAAGAGGAGTGTGCAAAGCAAGGCATGCACAAGAACCGTGCAAAGCAAGCTGTGCACAATGAGCGTGCAAAGCAAGGTGTGCACAAGCAGCATGCAAAGCAAGGCATGGACAAGGACTGTGCAATGCAAGATGTACACAAGGAGTGTGCAAAGCAAGGCATGGACAAAAGCCGTGCAATGCAAAATGTGCACGAGGAGTGTGCATAGCAAGGTGTGCATGACAAGGAATGCAAGAGGAGTGTGCAAAGCAAGGCATGCACAAGGAGCGTGCAAAGCATGGTGTGCATGCCAAGGCGTGTGCAAGGCACGGCCGCCTCACAGCCCTCACCTCGGCCGTCCGCGCGTCCTTCTGCAGCCGCTCCAGCTTGCCCTCACTGGCAGCCAGGAAGGTGCGCAGGACGCCGCTCTCGTGCAGCCCGCACTCGCGCCGCAGCAGCTCCATCCCCCGGCCCAGCTCCTTCACATCCAGCAGCACATTCTCCAGGGACACTgtgaggacatggggacagctcAGGGGACCCACAGCCCTAGGCGGGAGGGCGAGTTgcggggggtgcagggatgtgGGAGGCACCTGCAGCCGCCTTCTCCACGAagtgcagctcctgccagaaGGTCGCCAGCTCCGGGTACTTCTCCCGCACCGTCAGCGCGATGAAATGCAGCAGCGTCATCTTCCTGTCTGTCGACTTGGTGTCCAGGAGCTGCGGGGTGATTTGAGGGGGTCAGGGCTGTGGAATGGGACCCCCGGGGCCCACGCAGtcccagggagctgggcagggggccCGGGGTGCCCACCAGGTCCAGGCTCTGCAGTTTGAAGCCGTAGACGGCGCCGCGTTTGCTGCTGTTCATGTAGTTGCCCAGCGCCAAGATGATCTGCAGGGGAAAAGGGGATACGGGGgtcagggagggaggagatCCCCACAGGACTCCCTCGGCAGGGATGGAGGGCAGGACCCTGCCCCAGCTGGTCCCCACATCCCCTGGTCCCCTCCACTCTCACCTCCAACATGCGCTTCAGCTTCTGGGACGACTTGACGGAGGCCGAGGCCGCGATGATGGCGTTGAGTTGCTGCAGGGGGACAGAATCAGAGAAgcgtttgggttggaaaagcccctcaagatcgtccagtccaaccattacccagccctggcactgccgcgtgtcctgagaacctcatgtccatctgtccaacccctccagggatggtgactccagcactgccctgggcagcctgttccaatgccccacagcgctttggggaagaaattgttccccagatccaacctcaacctttcctggcgcaacttgaggccgtttcatctcatcctgtcacttgctactcagcAAGCCCGACCCCCTCCAATGTGAACCCAACGGGAGGTCCAGCCGGAGCGTGGGGCTCAGGCACCCCCGCTGGGTGgaatcccctccctcctcagctCCATACCGGCGTCAGCATCTGGAGGTTCTCGGCGAAGTTCCCCAGGAAGGCCATGATGGCCATGCGCTGCGGCAGCCGCTCCACCTTGCTGAACTGCAGCATGAACCGGTCCTCGTCCGCCAGCTCCTCCAGCGGCTTGCGCTCCCGCTCGTACTGCCGCAGCGCCTTCGCCTCCGCCTCCGTCGGCAGGAACCGCATCAGGCACTCCACAAAGTCCACCGGCAGCGTCGCCAGGTCGAACCTGCCCCGCGCCCGGCACCGTCGGGGACCGGCACCCCACTGCGCTCCAACCAGAgcccctgcaccctgcctgggcaccctgcaccccaaccaACCCCTTGCATCCCGCGATTccccctgcaccctgcctggACCCATTACACCCCAGCCAGACCCCCTGCACCCTGCTtgccccccccgcaccccaatCAGCCCCTTGTACCCCAGCCAGCCCCTCTGCACAGTGTCTGAATCCAGAGCACCCCAGCCAGACCCCCTGCACCCTCCCTGGGCGCCCTGCACCCCAACCAGCCCCCTGCACTCCAGCGAGCCCCTCTGCACAGTGTCTGAATCCAGTGCACCCCAACCAGCCCTCCTGCACCCTGTCCGGACCCAGTGCACCCCAACCAGCCCCCGCCGCGGCCTGTCTgttccccctccaccccagccagccccctgcaccctgctgtcctccctgcaccccaatcAGACATGCTGCACCCCCCATCAGCCCTCTTTCAGCCTGCCTggctcccctgcaccccaaccaGCCCCTGCACCCTGTGTGAGCCTCTGCACCCCAACCAGACCTCCTGCACCCTGTCTGGTCCACCTGAACCCCTACCAGCCCCCTTGCGCCCCAGTCAAACcctctgcaccctgcctgccccccctgcaccccaatcAGCACCCTGCACCTTGTCTGGGCCCCCTGCATCCTGCCTGGATCCAGTGCACCCCAACCAGACACCTCATACCCTGTCTGGTTCCCCTCCACCCCAACCACCCCCTGCACCCTGTGTGAGCCCCCTGCACCACGTCTGGGCACCCTCCACCCCAACCAGCCCCCTGCACCCTGTGTGAGCCCCCTGCAGCACGTCTGGGCACCCTCCACCCCAACCAGCCCCCTGCACCCTGTGTGAGCCCCCTGCACCACGTCTGGGCACCCTCCACCCCAACCAGCCCCCTGCACCCTGTGTGAGCCCCCTGCACCACGTCTGGGCACCCTCCACCCCAACCAGCCCCTCTGTGCCCTGCTCTCCCCCCTGCGCCCTTTCTAACCCTCTGCACCCCAAccagccccctgcaccccagcacccccataCGTGTGGATGGCTCTGCAGATCTCCTCGGCGCTGCGGCCCGCCTTGCGCAGGGTGATGGCCAGGTTCTTGGCGCGGTTGGCCTCCAGCAGCGTCACCTTGCTGGCCGCTTTCTGCGATGCCTTGTTCTTGGCACAGACAAGGTCAAGGGCAGGACCCTGCGCCTTCGTCTTGAAGAGCTCCTCGAAGCGCTCCAGGTCCAGGTCCTGGTGGGACAAGGTGGGCAGCTCAGGGGTGGCAGTGGTGTCACCTCCCCGGTGCTCAGGCTGAGCCCAGGCTCACCTCCAGCACCCGCTCGTCGTCCAGCTCGCTGAACACCGTCCCGCTGATCTGGTTGGGCTTCAGCGCCGTCCAGTTGAAGACGGGCAGGCGGAACTTGGTCTTGATGGGCTTCTTGATGCGGATGGCTGCCAGCGGGGCAGGACCCAGCTCAGCCTCCGCCAGGGCCGGGGGACGTGGGCTCTGCCCACCCTGAGCCACCCGGTCCCCAGGCCGTCACCGTCCCCTGTGCCGCTCCATCCCTTTGCCGTGGTCCCTGCGCCCATCCCTTGGCCATCGCAACCCCgaccccctgctccctgcaaaCCTCCCTCTTCCTCTGTCCCCACGGTCCCGGCACCGTCCCCACGGTCCCCGTGCCCACCTACCCGAGAGCCCCACGGTGAGAGCGATGGAGGGCGAAGccccgggcagcggcggggccggggggcacTTGCCTGCGAAGGGAGGCGGGGGTGACATCGTGCCCCAGCGGGGACAGCcccattttggggaccccccagcctTAGGAGTGGCCCAGCACTGAGGACACCCAAGTTTTGGAGCCACCCCCCCAACCTGGGGATgccccagctctggggacagcccagctcGGGGATGTCCCGATTTTGGGGACCCTCACCTGGGagcgggggtgcagggggtggcagggggggcggcggggggggcggggggggtgcaGGCTCCGCGGGGGGCAGGACGGGGACCCGCAGGGGCTCCTCCAGGGGCTCGGGCtcaggctggggagggggctcagCGCCCGGCACGGGGGGCGGCTCGGAGCCGTAGCGGCGGCGGAAAGCCTCGTCCTTCTCCTTGATCATCCGCCGCAGCGTGTGCACTTGGTGGCTCGTGTGCTCGTAGGTCTCCTGGGGACAGTGAGAGTCAGGCCGGGGGGGGTGACAAGAccctgccccgctccccacagcccccacagcccccacgCACCTTCACCgcctccagctccttctcccgctgcagcagctgcttctccagctccGCCACCCGCATCATGTTCTCGTTCTCCAGGTCCAGCAGCTTCTCCGTCAGCTGCGGGGGGGACGCGGCTGTGACAGCGGCTCGGGGACCCCTCCCGCTATCACCGCTGATGTCCTGGGACCCCCTCCGCTCACGTACGTGGGACAgatgctcctccagctcctccacctTCTCCAGAGCCACGTTCTTGGTCTCGGCGTCCTCCAGCAGCCCCCCCACGTCGAAGACATTGTCCAGGTACGCCTGGATCtgcacctgcagcttctcactCTCCGTGTGCCTCGACTTCTGCGGCATCGGGGCGGCGTCAGGGATGGGGGGGGAGGTCCTCGGGGTGGCCCCGCcaagccccccagcccccccggaCCTGCAGGaactcctccagccccagcttgGTGAACTCGTACTGCAGATGGACGCGGAAGTTCATGTCCTCCACGGAGTGCACCACGATGTTGATGAACTGCATGCAGGCCAcctgcgggcagggctggcgtCACCCggagccccccccgcccccccgtcACCACAGGGCCCCCCACCCCGAGCCCGGGAGCAGGGGTCCCACCATGAAGTCGATGCTGCTGTCCTCGTTGCGGAAATAGTCCATGAGGCGCTCGAAGCGGTGCTTCTCCTTGCAGACCTGGGCGGGCAGCGGACACGGGGTTCACCCGGACTGGTCCCCACATCGCTGTCCCCAGATCCCCCGggctccagttccctcagcccAGTCTGCTCCTGGTGTCCCCCGACGCCCCGGTCCCAACCTGACTTCATCCCGCAGGCTCCCTATCCCAGTCtggtcctggtgtccccagttCCTCCATTCCCTGGGGCCTGGTCCCCAATCCCAGcctgcccctgtcccccccagcgccccagtgtccccaccccACTCctgccccccgctccccccgcacCTCCTTGAAGTTGTCGAAGGCTGCCAGGATGATCTCGTGGCCGCCCCGCACCAGGCAGACGGccgccagcagctccagcaccagcGCCTTTGTCCTGCGGCACAGCAGCACCGGCACCGTCACACCCGGTGGCACCGCGACCCCCCCGCCACTGCCAGGCCCCCCCTTACCTGGGGTTCTTGTTATTGAGGCTCAGGGCAATCTCGTTGACTGCGTGGGGGTGGGACATGACCAGGTTGAAGCCATACTGTGGGACGGGGCAGGGACGGTGTCAGTGGTGCTGGCGCGGTGGCGGCAGCGTCCCCCCCGCCGCGGGACGGCAGTACCTGGTAGTTCATGATGGCCCGGAGACACATGATGCAGAGGTGGACGTCGTCCTTCTGGCTCACCAGGCGCGAGTTCTTCAGCGCCCTGCGGCTCGGCAGCGTGCCGTAGCTGGGGGGACACGAGGTGCCGGTGAGCGGGACCCCGCGCCGCCGGTGCTGCACCGCCAGCGCTCGCCCGGGTGGGAACCAGACCCGCAGGTGGGGACCAGggtggggacagcgtggggacagcatggggacagcagggcttttGGAGGGGCAGaggcaaagagaagcagctggaggGCAAGAGGGACAGAGGCTGGCGGAGACGCGGAGCGAAGCCGCCGCGAGCGCCGCGCCGGCCACGGGCAGCCGGTACTTACCCGGCGGGCGAGCGGCGAGGCGGGCAcggaggagagagagagagagcagccAGAGAGGGGGGGCCCGGCCCTGGAAGCAGAATGGGGCGCATTACCCCAGGGCACGGACAGAGCCAGAGCAGGGCGAGCGGAGGCAGCGCGGCCGCGACGGGCGCAGGGACGGGCAGGACGGGGCCGGCAGCGCCGAGCTGCTGCGGGCGGGCagggcacggcacggcacggcacggcgggcaggaggggacacggcACGCGAGGCAGCGCAGATTGCAGCCACGTGCCACGGCACAGCCGCACCGTGAGCAAGGCACAGCCTGGTGCTCGCAGCGCAGCGGAGGCAGAGCCGGCATATGGGATGTGGCGTGTGCCACAGACGCGATGGTGTGTGGCACAGGGCAGGACAGTGGGCGGTACAGAGCGCACCACAGGCAGGATGGCGCATGGCACGGTACGCACCATGGCAGGGTGGCGCTTGGAATGGCACACACCACAACCAGGAGGGTTTATGGCACAGGGCAGGATGGTCCATGGCCTGGCACACACCATGGGCAGGATTGTGCGCGGCACGGGGCACACTTGGCATGGCAGACACCACGGCAGGATGGTGCAGGGCCCAGCACACCCCATGGCAGGACGGTGCTTGGTGTGGCACACGCCGCAATTGGGATGGCTTATGGCACAGGGCACAATGGCACAACATACAGCACAGGCAGGCTTGTGCGTGGCGCAAGGCACGCTGGCACGGCACACACCGTGGCTGGACACTGCTCGACACAACACGCAGCAAGCGGCAGCGCCGTGGCCAGCCGGAGCCGGCAGAacggggcagctgctgggcacGGCAGAATGCCGTCccctgcagctggtggcacGGCGGGTACGTACCGGAGGGCGGTCTGGCGGGCAGAGCGGGCCAGGCTGCTGGCGAagggggcgggcagggcgctGGGGTGCTGCAGATCCTCGATCGACCTGCTCCAGGTGCGCAGCTTCTCCAGCGCGCCGTCCTCGCCACCTCCCAGGCCCTCCAGGTCCAACCTGGGTGGGACACGCGCGCGGGGTGGCGGGGGGCACACGGCTTTGGCACGGAGCAGCACAGCCACCGCGGCAAGCGCTGAAGcaggcggcagcggcggggcagGGAGAGGTGCGAGGGGGGGCCCTGGGACCCCCGGCCCgggtgggcaggaggggaccGAGCATCCCGTGTCCCTCGGGATCCCATGGCAGGTGCGTCCCCACGTGCTGGTGCCGATAAGGGACGAGCAGTATCGGCCACCCACAACAGGGACCTGCCCGGGGGCACCAGGACCCTCTGCATCCCTGgtcccagagcagcccagggaccccccacatcccagggaccccccagcaccccagggaccccccagcaccccactcACATGACGGCGCACTGGGCAAAGGACAAGTAGTTCACCAGCACATCCAGCCCCTTGTTCTCGTCGTTGAGGAACTCACGCACCCACCTACAGCACCCAGCACCCGTCAGggcctgcaggagctggggacccccccacggCGTGATCCCCCCACCACGGGGAcctgctgcagggatggggagggggcggcAGGGGCAGCCCCTCTGCTATCGGTGGTGCCAGTGCCAGGGCAGCTTTGTCTGCGGGAagctgtgctgggtgctggggctgtgcccccctccccagccccgggcaccCTGCAGTGGGGGGTTCAGGGTGCCCTGGCCCCCTGGGAGCGGACGAGGGTGCAGGTGTGAGGTGCTGCACAAGGAGCCTGCCTGAGATGTGCAGGGCGGGGGGTGCAAgggatgtgtgtgtgcgtgGAGGGGGGGCACGGGGGTGCACAGGGGTGTGTGTACAGGGGCTACCtattggggggggggtgtaCGGCAAGGGGGGCACAGGGTTGCACAAGATGGGCATGTGCATGGGGGCGTCTGCACATGGCGGGGGCACGCACGGGGAGAGGGACTGTGTGCGGGGGCTGCACCCAGGAGCACTGCGAGCAC
Protein-coding sequences here:
- the FMNL3 gene encoding formin-like protein 3 isoform X1, which codes for MGNVESADGEALARGPGAAAGPGGPGLLAPGKMPMPEPCELEERFALVLSSMNLPPDKARLLRQYDNEKKWDLICDQERFQVKSPPHTYIQKLRSFLEPGVTRKKFRRRVQESTKVLRELEISLRTNHIGWVREFLNDENKGLDVLVNYLSFAQCAVMLDLEGLGGGEDGALEKLRTWSRSIEDLQHPSALPAPFASSLARSARQTALRYGTLPSRRALKNSRLVSQKDDVHLCIMCLRAIMNYQYGFNLVMSHPHAVNEIALSLNNKNPRTKALVLELLAAVCLVRGGHEIILAAFDNFKEVCKEKHRFERLMDYFRNEDSSIDFMVACMQFINIVVHSVEDMNFRVHLQYEFTKLGLEEFLQKSRHTESEKLQVQIQAYLDNVFDVGGLLEDAETKNVALEKVEELEEHLSHLTEKLLDLENENMMRVAELEKQLLQREKELEAVKETYEHTSHQVHTLRRMIKEKDEAFRRRYGSEPPPVPGAEPPPQPEPEPLEEPLRVPVLPPAEPAPPPPPPPPPLPPPAPPLPGKCPPAPPLPGASPSIALTVGLSAIRIKKPIKTKFRLPVFNWTALKPNQISGTVFSELDDERVLEDLDLERFEELFKTKAQGPALDLVCAKNKASQKAASKVTLLEANRAKNLAITLRKAGRSAEEICRAIHTFDLATLPVDFVECLMRFLPTEAEAKALRQYERERKPLEELADEDRFMLQFSKVERLPQRMAIMAFLGNFAENLQMLTPQLNAIIAASASVKSSQKLKRMLEIILALGNYMNSSKRGAVYGFKLQSLDLLLDTKSTDRKMTLLHFIALTVREKYPELATFWQELHFVEKAAAVSLENVLLDVKELGRGMELLRRECGLHESGVLRTFLAASEGKLERLQKDARTAEDAYTAVVRYFGESPKMTPPSVFFPVFVRFIRCYKDAEQENEARKKQEEVMREKLLAQEAKKQEKRNKWQQQELIAELRRRQAKDHRPVYEGKDGTIEDIITALKSVPFTARTAKRGSRFFCDPSHHDESSC
- the FMNL3 gene encoding formin-like protein 3 isoform X4, which codes for MNLPPDKARLLRQYDNEKKWDLICDQERFQVKSPPHTYIQKLRSFLEPGVTRKKFRRRVQESTKVLRELEISLRTNHIGWVREFLNDENKGLDVLVNYLSFAQCAVMLDLEGLGGGEDGALEKLRTWSRSIEDLQHPSALPAPFASSLARSARQTALRYGTLPSRRALKNSRLVSQKDDVHLCIMCLRAIMNYQYGFNLVMSHPHAVNEIALSLNNKNPRTKALVLELLAAVCLVRGGHEIILAAFDNFKEVCKEKHRFERLMDYFRNEDSSIDFMVACMQFINIVVHSVEDMNFRVHLQYEFTKLGLEEFLQKSRHTESEKLQVQIQAYLDNVFDVGGLLEDAETKNVALEKVEELEEHLSHLTEKLLDLENENMMRVAELEKQLLQREKELEAVKETYEHTSHQVHTLRRMIKEKDEAFRRRYGSEPPPVPGAEPPPQPEPEPLEEPLRVPVLPPAEPAPPPPPPPPPLPPPAPPLPGKCPPAPPLPGASPSIALTVGLSAIRIKKPIKTKFRLPVFNWTALKPNQISGTVFSELDDERVLEDLDLERFEELFKTKAQGPALDLVCAKNKASQKAASKVTLLEANRAKNLAITLRKAGRSAEEICRAIHTFDLATLPVDFVECLMRFLPTEAEAKALRQYERERKPLEELADEDRFMLQFSKVERLPQRMAIMAFLGNFAENLQMLTPQLNAIIAASASVKSSQKLKRMLEIILALGNYMNSSKRGAVYGFKLQSLDLLLDTKSTDRKMTLLHFIALTVREKYPELATFWQELHFVEKAAAVSLENVLLDVKELGRGMELLRRECGLHESGVLRTFLAASEGKLERLQKDARTAEDAYTAVVRYFGESPKMTPPSVFFPVFVRFIRCYKDAEQENEARKKQEEVMREKLLAQEAKKQEKRNKWQQQELIAELRRRQAKDHRPVYEGKDGTIEDIITALKSVPFTARTAKRGSRFFCDPSHHDESSC
- the FMNL3 gene encoding formin-like protein 3 isoform X3, with amino-acid sequence MGNVESADGEALARGPGAAAGPGGPGLLAPGKMPMPEPCELEERFALVLSSMNLPPDKARLLRQYDNEKKWDLICDQERFQVKSPPHTYIQKLRSFLEPGVTRKKFRRRVQESTKVLRELEISLRTNHIGWVREFLNDENKGLDVLVNYLSFAQCAVIYGTLPSRRALKNSRLVSQKDDVHLCIMCLRAIMNYQYGFNLVMSHPHAVNEIALSLNNKNPRTKALVLELLAAVCLVRGGHEIILAAFDNFKEVCKEKHRFERLMDYFRNEDSSIDFMVACMQFINIVVHSVEDMNFRVHLQYEFTKLGLEEFLQKSRHTESEKLQVQIQAYLDNVFDVGGLLEDAETKNVALEKVEELEEHLSHLTEKLLDLENENMMRVAELEKQLLQREKELEAVKETYEHTSHQVHTLRRMIKEKDEAFRRRYGSEPPPVPGAEPPPQPEPEPLEEPLRVPVLPPAEPAPPPPPPPPPLPPPAPPLPGKCPPAPPLPGASPSIALTVGLSAIRIKKPIKTKFRLPVFNWTALKPNQISGTVFSELDDERVLEDLDLERFEELFKTKAQGPALDLVCAKNKASQKAASKVTLLEANRAKNLAITLRKAGRSAEEICRAIHTFDLATLPVDFVECLMRFLPTEAEAKALRQYERERKPLEELADEDRFMLQFSKVERLPQRMAIMAFLGNFAENLQMLTPQLNAIIAASASVKSSQKLKRMLEIILALGNYMNSSKRGAVYGFKLQSLDLLLDTKSTDRKMTLLHFIALTVREKYPELATFWQELHFVEKAAAVSLENVLLDVKELGRGMELLRRECGLHESGVLRTFLAASEGKLERLQKDARTAEDAYTAVVRYFGESPKMTPPSVFFPVFVRFIRCYKDAEQENEARKKQEEVMREKLLAQEAKKQEKRNKWQQQELIAELRRRQAKDHRPVYEGKDGTIEDIITALKSVPFTARTAKRGSRFFCDPSHHDESSC
- the FMNL3 gene encoding formin-like protein 3 isoform X2, translating into MGNVESADGEALARGPGAAAGPGGPGLLAPGKMPMPEPCELEERFALVLSSMNLPPDKARLLRQYDNEKKWDLICDQERFQVKSPPHTYIQKLRSFLEPGVTRKKFRRRVQESTKVLRELEISLRTNHIGWVREFLNDENKGLDVLVNYLSFAQCAVMLDLEGLGGGEDGALEKLRTWSRSIEDLQHPSALPAPFASSLARSARQTALRYGTLPSRRALKNSRLVSQKDDVHLCIMCLRAIMNYQYGFNLVMSHPHAVNEIALSLNNKNPRTKALVLELLAAVCLVRGGHEIILAAFDNFKEVCKEKHRFERLMDYFRNEDSSIDFMVACMQFINIVVHSVEDMNFRVHLQYEFTKLGLEEFLQSRHTESEKLQVQIQAYLDNVFDVGGLLEDAETKNVALEKVEELEEHLSHLTEKLLDLENENMMRVAELEKQLLQREKELEAVKETYEHTSHQVHTLRRMIKEKDEAFRRRYGSEPPPVPGAEPPPQPEPEPLEEPLRVPVLPPAEPAPPPPPPPPPLPPPAPPLPGKCPPAPPLPGASPSIALTVGLSAIRIKKPIKTKFRLPVFNWTALKPNQISGTVFSELDDERVLEDLDLERFEELFKTKAQGPALDLVCAKNKASQKAASKVTLLEANRAKNLAITLRKAGRSAEEICRAIHTFDLATLPVDFVECLMRFLPTEAEAKALRQYERERKPLEELADEDRFMLQFSKVERLPQRMAIMAFLGNFAENLQMLTPQLNAIIAASASVKSSQKLKRMLEIILALGNYMNSSKRGAVYGFKLQSLDLLLDTKSTDRKMTLLHFIALTVREKYPELATFWQELHFVEKAAAVSLENVLLDVKELGRGMELLRRECGLHESGVLRTFLAASEGKLERLQKDARTAEDAYTAVVRYFGESPKMTPPSVFFPVFVRFIRCYKDAEQENEARKKQEEVMREKLLAQEAKKQEKRNKWQQQELIAELRRRQAKDHRPVYEGKDGTIEDIITALKSVPFTARTAKRGSRFFCDPSHHDESSC